GCGACCTGTGGTGGAAGGGGCGCAAGTCGGCCTTCGGGGCGGTGGCGCGGGTGGCGCCCGACTACTACCTCCACGACACCGTGGTGCCCCGCACCCGCCTCGCCGAGATCCTCACCCGCGTGTACGAGATCGCCGACCGCCACGGCGTCGGGGTCATGAACGTGTTCCACGCCGGGGACGGCAACCTCCACCCCCTGTTCCTGTTCGACCGGCGCCGGCCCGGGGAGATGGACCGGGTGAAGCGGGCGGGGGACGAGCTGATCGAGATGTGCATCGCCGCCGGGGGGGTGCTGTCGGGGGAGCACGGCATCGGCCTGGAGAAGCGTGACCACATGCCGCTGCTGTTCGGCCCCGCCGACCTGGCGGCCCAGGACGCCCTCCGGAGCGCCTTCGACCCGGTCCGGCTGTTCAACCCGGACAAGGTCCTCCCGTCCGGCTCCCGGTGCGGGGA
Above is a window of Acidimicrobiales bacterium DNA encoding:
- a CDS encoding FAD-linked oxidase C-terminal domain-containing protein; protein product: DLWWKGRKSAFGAVARVAPDYYLHDTVVPRTRLAEILTRVYEIADRHGVGVMNVFHAGDGNLHPLFLFDRRRPGEMDRVKRAGDELIEMCIAAGGVLSGEHGIGLEKRDHMPLLFGPADLAAQDALRSAFDPVRLFNPDKVLPSGSRCGDLQSVPAGAWV